One Brassica napus cultivar Da-Ae chromosome A1, Da-Ae, whole genome shotgun sequence genomic region harbors:
- the LOC106365673 gene encoding probable UDP-N-acetylglucosamine--peptide N-acetylglucosaminyltransferase SEC isoform X1, translated as MLSSRNGAGMMMVSRPVFLDEVFTRKLDLSSTSSSSSSLLLNQFNKSHEADDDARLTLAHQLYKAGDFKQALEHSNLVYQRNPLRTDNLLLIGAIYYQLQDYDMCIARNEEALRIQPQFAECYGNMANAWKEKGDTDRAIRYYLIAIELKPNYADAWSNLASAYMRKGRLSEATQCCQQALSLNPLLVDAHSNLGNLMKAQGLIQEAYSCYLEAVRIQPTFAIAWSNLAGLFMESGDLNRALQYYKEAVKLKPAFPDAYFNLGNVYKALGRPTEAIMCYQHAIQARPSFAMAFGNIATIYYEQGQLDLAIRHYKQAISRDPRFLEAYNNLGNALKDIGRVEEAVRCYNHCLHLQPNHPQAMANLGNIYMEWNMMGPASSLFQATLTVTTGLSAPFNNLALIYKQQGNYTNAISCYNEVLRIDPLAADALVNRGNTFKEIGRVTEAIQDYMHAITFRPTMAEAHANLASAYKDSGHVEAAITSYKQALLLRPDFPEATCNLLHTLQCVCCWEDRSKMFTEVEGIIRRQINMSVLPSVQPFHAIAYPIDPILALEISRKYAAHCSIIASRFGLPPFNHPAGVPVKREGGFKRLRIGYVSSDFGNHPLSHLMGSVFGMHNRDNVEVFCYALSPNDGTEWRQRTQSEAEHFLDVSAMSSDAIAKTINEDKIQILINLNGYTKGARNEIFAMQPAPIQVSYMGFPGTTGATYIDYLVTDEFVSPLQYAHIYSEKLVHLPHCYFVNDYKQKNQDVLDPKSKPKRSDYGLPEDKFIFGCFNQLYKMDPEIVNTWCNVLKRVPNSALWLLRFPAAGEMRFRAYAAAQGVHPDQIIFTDVAMKNEHIRRSVLADVILDTPLCNGHTTGTDVLWAGVPMITLPLEKMATRVAGSLCLATGLGHEMIVNSLEEYEEKAVSLALNKPKLQALTKELRASRLTCPLFDTMRWVKNLERSYFKMWNLHCSGQKPQHFKVVEKDMEFPHDR; from the exons ATGTTGTCGTCGAGAAACGGAGCTGGGATGATGATGGTCTCTCGACCTGTGTTCCTTGACGAAGTTTTCACCAGGAAGCTTGATTTGTCTTCTACGTCATCGTCGTCTTCGAGTCTTCTTCTCAATCAGTTTAATAAGTCTCATGAAG CTGATGATGATGCACGTTTGACACTTGCTCATCAGCTCTACAAGGCAGGCGATTTCAAACAAGCTTTGGAGCATAGCAACTTGGTTTACCAGAGGAACCCTTTGCGCACTGATAATCTTCTTCTTATTGGTGCTATTTATTACCAG CTGCAAGATTATGATATGTGCATTGCTAGAAATGAAGAAGCGCTTCGGATCCAACCTCAGTTTGCTGAGTGTTATGGAAACATGGCGAACGCTTGGAAG GAAAAAGGGGACACTGATCGTGCAATCCGCTACTACTTGATCGCCATTGAG CTGAAACCCAACTATGCTGATGCTTGGTCGAATCTGGCTAGTGCATACATGCGGAAGGGAAGACTCAGTGAGGCAACACAATGCTGTCAGCAAGCCCTCTCACTGAATCCACTTCTG GTTGATGCACATAGTAATCTGGGGAATCTGATGAAGGCTCAAGGATTAATTCAGGAA GCTTACAGTTGCTACCTTGAAGCTGTTCGCATTCAACCAACGTTTGCTATTGCTTGGTCCAATCTTGCTGGTCTTTTCATGGAGTCTGGTGATCTCAACAGAGCCCTTCAATACTACAAGGAAGCTGTGAAGTTGAAACCTGCATTCCCTGATGCATATTTTAATCTGGGAAACGTGTATAAG GCTCTGGGGAGACCTACAGAGGCAATCATGTGTTATCAGCATGCCATACAGGCGCGGCCAAGTTTTGCAATGGCATTTG GAAACATAGCCACTATATACTATGAGCAAGGTCAACTGGATTTAGCAATTCGACACTACAAGCAGGCTATCTCCCGAGATCCACGTTTCTTAGAGGCTTACAACAACTTG GGTAATGCGTTGAAGGACATTGGGCGTGTAGAGGAAGCAGTTCGGTGTTATAAT cattGTCTTCATTTACAACCGAATCATCCACAAGCAATGGCTAATcttggaaatatatatatggagtG GAATATGATGGGTCCTGCTTCCTCATTATTCCAAGCTACTCTGACTGTGACGACAGGGCTATCTGCTCCTTTCAACAACCTTGCGTTAATTTACAAACAACAG GGAAACTACACGAATGCTATATCCTGCTATAATGAGGTTCTTCGTATTGATCCCTTGGCCGCTGATGCTCTTGTTAATAGAGGCAATACTTTCAAAGAGATCGGGAGGGTTACTGAAGCGATTCAGGATTACATGCATGCTATTACCTTCCGTCCTACAATGGCTGAAGCTCATGCAAACCTTGCCTCAGCTTACAAGGATAG TGGTCATGTGGAAGCTGCCATAACGAGCTATAAGCAGGCCTTGCTATTACGACCAGACTTCCCAGAAGCAACTTGCAACCTTCTGCACACCTTGCAG TGTGTATGCTGTTGGGAGGACCGCAGCAAAATGTTCACTGAAGTTGAAGGCATTATTAGGAGGCAAATAAAT ATGTCTGTCCTTCCAAGTGTCCAGCCCTTCCATGCAATAGCATATCCTATTGATCCCATCCTCGCCCTTGAAATCAG TCGTAAATACGCTGCACACTGCTCTATAATCGCTTCCCGTTTTGGACTACCTCCCTTCAACCACCCAGCTGGTGTCCCTGTGAAACGCGAGGGAGGATTCAAGAGACTAAGGATTGGATACGTGAGCAGTGATTTTGGTAATCATCCGTTGTCACACCTCATGGGATCAGTGTTTGGGATGCACAACAGAGACAACGTCGAGGTTTTCTGCTATGCGTTGAGTCCAAACGACGGCACTGAGTGGAGACAGCGCACACAGTCAGAAGCTGAGCATTTCCTTGACGTTTCCGCTATGTCATCCGATGCTATCGCCAAGACTATAAACGAAGACAAAATCCAGATCCTGATTAATCTAAATGGTTACACTAAG GGAGCTAGGAATGAAATATTTGCTATGCAGCCTGCACCAATCCAGGTTTCATATATGGGCTTCCCTGGTACAACTGGAGCTACCTACATCGACTACTTAGTGACTGATGAG tttGTGTCTCCTCTGCAATACGCACATATCTACTCAGAGAAGCTTGTCCATCTTCCCCACTGCTACTTTGTCAATGATTACAAGCAG AAAAATCAGGATGTGTTGGATCCAAAGTCTAAGCCCAAGAGATCTGACTATGGACTTCCTGAAGATAAATTCATATTTGGATGCTTCAACCAGCTGTACAAAATGGATCCTGAGATCGTCAATACTTG GTGCAACGTTCTTAAACGAGTACCCAACAGTGCTCTTTGGCTTCTCCGTTTCCCTGCAGCTGGAGAGATGAGGTTTCGCGCAT ATGCTGCTGCTCAAGGAGTGCATCCTGATCAGATTATCTTCACAGATGTTGCCATGAAGAATGAGCATATAAGGCGAAGTGTCCTTGCAGATGTTATCCTCGACAC GCCTCTGTGTAACGGACACACAACAGGAACAGATGTGCTGTGGGCTGGTGTACCGATGATAACATTACCACTTGAGAAAATGGCGACTCGAGTGGCTGGATCACTCTGTCTTGCAACTGGTCTAGGACATGAGATGATTGTTAATAG CTTGGAGGAATACGAAGAGAAGGCTGTCTCTTTGGCGCTTAACAAGCCGAAACTTCAAGCACTGACTAAGGAACTGAGGGCCAGCCGCTTAACCTGTCCTCTATTTGACACCATGCGCTGG GTGAAGAATCTTGAGAGGTCATACTTCAAAATGTGGAACCTCCACTGCTCTGGACAGAAGCCTCAACACTTCAAAGTAGTGGAAAAGGACATGGAGTTCCCACATGACAGATAA
- the LOC106365673 gene encoding probable UDP-N-acetylglucosamine--peptide N-acetylglucosaminyltransferase SEC isoform X2 — protein MESGDLNRALQYYKEAVKLKPAFPDAYFNLGNVYKALGRPTEAIMCYQHAIQARPSFAMAFGNIATIYYEQGQLDLAIRHYKQAISRDPRFLEAYNNLGNALKDIGRVEEAVRCYNHCLHLQPNHPQAMANLGNIYMEWNMMGPASSLFQATLTVTTGLSAPFNNLALIYKQQGNYTNAISCYNEVLRIDPLAADALVNRGNTFKEIGRVTEAIQDYMHAITFRPTMAEAHANLASAYKDSGHVEAAITSYKQALLLRPDFPEATCNLLHTLQCVCCWEDRSKMFTEVEGIIRRQINMSVLPSVQPFHAIAYPIDPILALEISRKYAAHCSIIASRFGLPPFNHPAGVPVKREGGFKRLRIGYVSSDFGNHPLSHLMGSVFGMHNRDNVEVFCYALSPNDGTEWRQRTQSEAEHFLDVSAMSSDAIAKTINEDKIQILINLNGYTKGARNEIFAMQPAPIQVSYMGFPGTTGATYIDYLVTDEFVSPLQYAHIYSEKLVHLPHCYFVNDYKQKNQDVLDPKSKPKRSDYGLPEDKFIFGCFNQLYKMDPEIVNTWCNVLKRVPNSALWLLRFPAAGEMRFRAYAAAQGVHPDQIIFTDVAMKNEHIRRSVLADVILDTPLCNGHTTGTDVLWAGVPMITLPLEKMATRVAGSLCLATGLGHEMIVNSLEEYEEKAVSLALNKPKLQALTKELRASRLTCPLFDTMRWVKNLERSYFKMWNLHCSGQKPQHFKVVEKDMEFPHDR, from the exons ATGGAGTCTGGTGATCTCAACAGAGCCCTTCAATACTACAAGGAAGCTGTGAAGTTGAAACCTGCATTCCCTGATGCATATTTTAATCTGGGAAACGTGTATAAG GCTCTGGGGAGACCTACAGAGGCAATCATGTGTTATCAGCATGCCATACAGGCGCGGCCAAGTTTTGCAATGGCATTTG GAAACATAGCCACTATATACTATGAGCAAGGTCAACTGGATTTAGCAATTCGACACTACAAGCAGGCTATCTCCCGAGATCCACGTTTCTTAGAGGCTTACAACAACTTG GGTAATGCGTTGAAGGACATTGGGCGTGTAGAGGAAGCAGTTCGGTGTTATAAT cattGTCTTCATTTACAACCGAATCATCCACAAGCAATGGCTAATcttggaaatatatatatggagtG GAATATGATGGGTCCTGCTTCCTCATTATTCCAAGCTACTCTGACTGTGACGACAGGGCTATCTGCTCCTTTCAACAACCTTGCGTTAATTTACAAACAACAG GGAAACTACACGAATGCTATATCCTGCTATAATGAGGTTCTTCGTATTGATCCCTTGGCCGCTGATGCTCTTGTTAATAGAGGCAATACTTTCAAAGAGATCGGGAGGGTTACTGAAGCGATTCAGGATTACATGCATGCTATTACCTTCCGTCCTACAATGGCTGAAGCTCATGCAAACCTTGCCTCAGCTTACAAGGATAG TGGTCATGTGGAAGCTGCCATAACGAGCTATAAGCAGGCCTTGCTATTACGACCAGACTTCCCAGAAGCAACTTGCAACCTTCTGCACACCTTGCAG TGTGTATGCTGTTGGGAGGACCGCAGCAAAATGTTCACTGAAGTTGAAGGCATTATTAGGAGGCAAATAAAT ATGTCTGTCCTTCCAAGTGTCCAGCCCTTCCATGCAATAGCATATCCTATTGATCCCATCCTCGCCCTTGAAATCAG TCGTAAATACGCTGCACACTGCTCTATAATCGCTTCCCGTTTTGGACTACCTCCCTTCAACCACCCAGCTGGTGTCCCTGTGAAACGCGAGGGAGGATTCAAGAGACTAAGGATTGGATACGTGAGCAGTGATTTTGGTAATCATCCGTTGTCACACCTCATGGGATCAGTGTTTGGGATGCACAACAGAGACAACGTCGAGGTTTTCTGCTATGCGTTGAGTCCAAACGACGGCACTGAGTGGAGACAGCGCACACAGTCAGAAGCTGAGCATTTCCTTGACGTTTCCGCTATGTCATCCGATGCTATCGCCAAGACTATAAACGAAGACAAAATCCAGATCCTGATTAATCTAAATGGTTACACTAAG GGAGCTAGGAATGAAATATTTGCTATGCAGCCTGCACCAATCCAGGTTTCATATATGGGCTTCCCTGGTACAACTGGAGCTACCTACATCGACTACTTAGTGACTGATGAG tttGTGTCTCCTCTGCAATACGCACATATCTACTCAGAGAAGCTTGTCCATCTTCCCCACTGCTACTTTGTCAATGATTACAAGCAG AAAAATCAGGATGTGTTGGATCCAAAGTCTAAGCCCAAGAGATCTGACTATGGACTTCCTGAAGATAAATTCATATTTGGATGCTTCAACCAGCTGTACAAAATGGATCCTGAGATCGTCAATACTTG GTGCAACGTTCTTAAACGAGTACCCAACAGTGCTCTTTGGCTTCTCCGTTTCCCTGCAGCTGGAGAGATGAGGTTTCGCGCAT ATGCTGCTGCTCAAGGAGTGCATCCTGATCAGATTATCTTCACAGATGTTGCCATGAAGAATGAGCATATAAGGCGAAGTGTCCTTGCAGATGTTATCCTCGACAC GCCTCTGTGTAACGGACACACAACAGGAACAGATGTGCTGTGGGCTGGTGTACCGATGATAACATTACCACTTGAGAAAATGGCGACTCGAGTGGCTGGATCACTCTGTCTTGCAACTGGTCTAGGACATGAGATGATTGTTAATAG CTTGGAGGAATACGAAGAGAAGGCTGTCTCTTTGGCGCTTAACAAGCCGAAACTTCAAGCACTGACTAAGGAACTGAGGGCCAGCCGCTTAACCTGTCCTCTATTTGACACCATGCGCTGG GTGAAGAATCTTGAGAGGTCATACTTCAAAATGTGGAACCTCCACTGCTCTGGACAGAAGCCTCAACACTTCAAAGTAGTGGAAAAGGACATGGAGTTCCCACATGACAGATAA